The genomic interval TATTGAATTGCGGGAGATCGTAAAAACCGGTATCGTAAGCAATATCGGTAAGGCTTCTTTCTTTATCAGAAAGTGCGAGGTAGATAGCCTGCCGCAATCTTGTCCATAACAAATATTTGGATAAGCTGCTACCGGTCTGTTCTTTAAAGATGGATGCTAAACGGGATGGCGAAAGAAAAACAAGATCTGCAAATGTTTTTGGCGTGATGTTCTGCTCAAAATAGTTGGTCTTGATGTATTCGACTATTTTTGTAACCCTTTCATCGTAATTGACCGAAGGTAATTTAGAGAGTAAGGCATCGATTACCAGGTTGATATCCAAACTGTCCTTTGGGGTCTGAAAGAAAGAATTCGTTTCAGACGGCGAGTCAAAAACAACATGATCCTGATTTGCTTTAAACCTGCCCGCCAGTTCCAGACCAATATTTGAATAGGGTTCAATATTTAAGACGTTCAATGTTCCTGTTTCAGCAACGCAAAAATGGGTAACATGGGGTTTGATCAGAAAACCATGAATACGCTCATGAAGTATTCCACTGATTGTTGAGTTAAATGGTGTATCGTTCGATAAAACGAGCTGATAGGCAGAATGGTGATGGATTTCTACCGTG from Pedobacter sp. WC2423 carries:
- a CDS encoding helix-turn-helix domain-containing protein gives rise to the protein MIKQNNNPFILALKARNLTVEIHHHSAYQLVLSNDTPFNSTISGILHERIHGFLIKPHVTHFCVAETGTLNVLNIEPYSNIGLELAGRFKANQDHVVFDSPSETNSFFQTPKDSLDINLVIDALLSKLPSVNYDERVTKIVEYIKTNYFEQNITPKTFADLVFLSPSRLASIFKEQTGSSLSKYLLWTRLRQAIYLALSDKERSLTDIAYDTGFYDLPQFNKYMYEMFGMPPKALKYNSDLIEIY